Proteins encoded within one genomic window of Candidatus Brevundimonas colombiensis:
- a CDS encoding response regulator, translated as MARRGTTDKTEEATTPNAPAQQFLRLMSHEMRTPLNGVLGMIGLLERTTLDGAQRAYAENARQSAEHLLGLVNDLLDYARLEAGALEFDPAPVDLEGLVRGVAELLSPRAHDKGLEIVWSVAADAPDILADEGRLRQVLFNLAGNAVKFTETGDVRITVERIGGDEVRPRLAFLVDDTGPGVPPTARARIFEEFGHADASDAVRHDGAGLGLAVVRKLALAMGGAVAVEDRPDAASGGSRFRFEAAFEAVGSARDRPLQGRAVAVRSPNSSVRSAAQAQIEASGGAVRDDAPVILFDHAPKKPGETLPLPQGAHVIVMLKPAERDLIAAYRAAGAHAYLIKPLRRTSLIERVLAAAGDAPQDPGRSKPVDDDRVVPARFAGVRVLLAEDNPVGALLARTLLRREGCVVETAATGDEAVAAVNRTRYDLVFMDMRMPGMDGPAAARAIRATGDRTPILALTANAFAEDRRLCLDAGMDDHIVKPLDAEALRAALARWTKRDIRAKVG; from the coding sequence ATGGCGCGACGCGGGACGACCGACAAGACCGAGGAGGCGACGACCCCGAACGCGCCGGCGCAGCAGTTCCTGCGATTGATGAGCCATGAGATGCGCACGCCGCTGAACGGCGTGCTGGGCATGATCGGCCTGCTGGAGCGCACGACCCTGGACGGCGCCCAGCGCGCCTACGCCGAAAACGCCCGCCAGTCGGCCGAACACCTGCTGGGCCTGGTCAACGACCTTCTGGATTACGCCCGGCTTGAGGCCGGGGCGCTGGAGTTCGATCCGGCCCCCGTCGATCTGGAGGGATTGGTTCGGGGCGTCGCCGAACTGCTCAGCCCGCGCGCGCATGACAAGGGGCTGGAAATCGTCTGGTCCGTCGCCGCCGATGCGCCCGACATCCTGGCCGACGAGGGGCGGTTGCGCCAGGTGCTGTTCAACCTGGCGGGCAATGCGGTCAAGTTCACCGAGACGGGCGACGTCCGCATCACGGTCGAGCGGATCGGCGGCGACGAGGTCCGGCCACGCCTGGCCTTTCTGGTGGACGACACGGGCCCCGGCGTGCCGCCGACGGCGCGCGCCCGCATCTTCGAAGAATTCGGCCACGCCGACGCCTCCGACGCCGTGCGTCACGATGGCGCCGGCCTGGGGCTGGCGGTCGTGCGCAAACTGGCCTTGGCCATGGGCGGCGCGGTCGCCGTCGAGGATCGCCCGGACGCCGCGTCCGGCGGGTCTCGTTTCCGCTTCGAGGCCGCTTTCGAGGCCGTGGGCTCCGCCCGCGACCGTCCATTGCAGGGGCGCGCGGTCGCCGTCCGCTCGCCCAATTCTTCCGTTCGTTCGGCGGCTCAGGCCCAGATCGAGGCGTCCGGCGGCGCGGTTCGCGACGATGCGCCGGTGATCCTGTTCGACCACGCCCCGAAGAAACCGGGCGAAACCCTGCCGCTGCCCCAAGGCGCCCACGTCATCGTCATGCTGAAACCCGCAGAGCGCGACTTGATCGCCGCCTACCGGGCGGCCGGGGCCCACGCCTATCTGATCAAGCCGCTGCGCCGGACCTCTCTGATCGAACGCGTCCTGGCCGCGGCGGGCGATGCGCCTCAGGATCCAGGCCGGTCGAAGCCGGTCGACGACGACCGCGTCGTCCCGGCGCGATTCGCCGGGGTCCGCGTGCTGTTGGCCGAAGACAATCCGGTCGGCGCCCTGCTCGCCCGCACCCTGCTGCGCCGCGAAGGGTGCGTGGTCGAGACGGCCGCGACCGGAGACGAGGCCGTCGCCGCCGTCAATCGCACCCGCTATGACTTGGTGTTCATGGACATGCGGATGCCCGGGATGGACGGCCCCGCCGCCGCCCGCGCCATCCGCGCGACGGGCGACCGGACGCCCATCCTGGCCCTGACCGCCAACGCCTTCGCCGAGGACCGTCGCCTGTGTCTGGACGCCGGCATGGACGACCATATCGTCAAGCCGCTGGACGCCGAGGCCCTGCGCGCCGCCCTGGCCCGCTGGACGAAGCGCGACATCCGCGCCAAGGTCGGCTGA
- a CDS encoding MFS transporter yields MTDQTNRAANGKPAGRFGGLAVYGERRVFIMLLLGFSAGLPNLLIFDTLSAWLRESGQTLEVIGFFALATLSYSLKFVWAPLIDRTSVPGLTRLLGHRRAWMLVTQAVIVFGLWSISTLNPANALIAVAGFAALVGFFGATQDIVIDAWRIEAADNSRHGAMAAAYQMGYRVAMIVAGAVPLVLADLYNWNLSYAVMAALMGFGIAGVLFAPREKAHSIRAIPVGDVRSRPGLEVIEWIVRLAVIGVAATVLGSGLTGQSAPLNALFGLVGLGAEGKAAVAAALSAKPQGVYLQFGLVVLGLAVLVVACWPVPGVRTRPGAYLAGSFGEPLVDFYRRFSGVATLILALICVYRLSDFVLNIMPPFYIDLGFSKTELAEVRKVFGVIMTTLGVFLGGWSVAKLGLIRTMVIGAFMSPVSNLIFAWLATQGHSLPALTVAIGVDNISGGYAGTALIAYMSSLTSIGFTATQYALFTSLYALPGKLIASQSGRIVEASARAAEGDGPFAALRRLFANMPEGVLATGAATSGVSPAALGAGYIAFFLYSFVIGLFGIVLAFIVAGKQTALEARRETEADRAVATTEGQPS; encoded by the coding sequence ATGACAGATCAGACTAACCGCGCCGCGAACGGCAAGCCCGCCGGACGTTTCGGCGGCCTGGCCGTCTATGGCGAACGCCGCGTCTTCATCATGCTGCTGCTGGGCTTTTCGGCGGGTCTGCCCAACCTGTTGATATTCGACACGCTTTCGGCCTGGCTGCGCGAGAGCGGACAGACGCTGGAGGTGATCGGCTTCTTCGCCCTGGCCACCCTGTCCTATTCGCTGAAGTTCGTCTGGGCGCCGCTGATCGACCGAACGTCCGTGCCCGGACTGACGCGATTGCTGGGCCATCGGCGGGCCTGGATGCTGGTGACGCAGGCGGTGATCGTATTCGGCCTCTGGTCGATCTCGACGCTGAACCCCGCCAACGCCCTGATCGCGGTGGCCGGGTTCGCCGCCTTGGTCGGCTTCTTTGGGGCGACGCAGGACATCGTCATCGACGCCTGGCGGATCGAGGCAGCCGACAATAGCCGACATGGCGCGATGGCCGCCGCCTATCAGATGGGTTACCGCGTCGCCATGATCGTGGCGGGCGCCGTACCGCTGGTTCTGGCCGATCTCTATAACTGGAACCTGTCCTACGCCGTCATGGCCGCCCTGATGGGCTTCGGCATCGCCGGCGTCCTGTTCGCCCCGCGCGAGAAGGCCCATTCCATCCGCGCCATCCCGGTTGGCGACGTGCGGTCGCGGCCCGGGCTGGAGGTGATCGAATGGATCGTGCGCCTGGCGGTCATCGGCGTGGCGGCGACGGTGCTGGGGTCGGGCCTGACCGGCCAGTCGGCGCCGCTGAACGCCTTGTTCGGCCTGGTCGGTCTGGGCGCAGAGGGCAAGGCGGCCGTGGCGGCGGCGCTGTCGGCCAAGCCCCAGGGCGTCTATCTGCAGTTCGGCCTGGTGGTGTTGGGACTGGCGGTCCTGGTCGTCGCCTGCTGGCCGGTACCCGGAGTCAGGACGAGGCCAGGGGCCTATTTGGCCGGATCCTTCGGCGAGCCGCTGGTGGATTTCTATCGGCGGTTTTCCGGCGTCGCGACGCTGATCCTGGCCCTGATCTGCGTCTATCGCCTGTCCGATTTCGTCCTGAACATCATGCCGCCCTTCTATATCGACCTGGGCTTCTCAAAGACCGAGCTGGCCGAGGTGCGCAAAGTCTTCGGCGTGATCATGACGACCCTGGGCGTCTTCCTGGGCGGCTGGTCGGTCGCCAAGCTGGGGCTGATCCGCACCATGGTCATCGGCGCCTTCATGAGCCCGGTGTCCAATCTGATCTTCGCGTGGCTGGCCACACAGGGACACAGTCTGCCGGCGCTGACGGTCGCCATTGGCGTCGACAACATCTCTGGCGGCTATGCGGGAACCGCCCTGATCGCCTATATGTCCAGCCTGACGTCCATCGGCTTCACCGCGACGCAGTATGCGCTGTTCACCTCGCTCTACGCTCTTCCCGGCAAACTGATCGCCTCCCAGTCGGGACGGATCGTGGAAGCGTCGGCGCGTGCGGCCGAAGGCGACGGCCCCTTCGCAGCGCTCAGACGTCTGTTCGCCAATATGCCCGAAGGCGTGCTGGCCACGGGCGCCGCGACAAGCGGCGTCAGTCCGGCAGCACTCGGCGCCGGCTACATCGCCTTCTTCCTCTATTCCTTCGTCATCGGCCTGTTCGGAATCGTCCTGGCCTTCATTGTCGCCGGCAAACAGACGGCGCTGGAGGCGCGGCGCGAGACCGAGGCTGACCGAGCGGTCGCGACGACCGAGGGCCAGCCGTCCTGA
- a CDS encoding YidB family protein encodes MGFLDNVVNGLGQDAAGGLGDLLKGQGGVGGLAEKFGRAGLGDVVGSWVGTGANASVTAEQITAVIGHGPIADIAAKMGISPQQAGETLAGLLPEAIDRLTPGGQIDGADDLLAKLPGGLGDMIGGFLKR; translated from the coding sequence ATGGGCTTTCTCGACAATGTGGTGAACGGCCTGGGTCAGGACGCCGCGGGCGGTCTGGGCGACCTGTTGAAGGGGCAAGGCGGCGTCGGCGGCCTGGCGGAGAAGTTCGGCCGGGCGGGCCTGGGCGACGTCGTCGGCTCCTGGGTCGGCACGGGCGCGAACGCCAGCGTCACCGCCGAACAGATCACCGCCGTCATCGGCCACGGTCCCATCGCCGACATCGCCGCCAAGATGGGCATCTCGCCCCAGCAGGCCGGCGAGACCCTGGCGGGTCTGCTGCCTGAAGCCATCGACCGCCTGACCCCCGGCGGTCAGATCGACGGCGCTGACGACCTTCTGGCCAAGCTGCCGGGCGGCCTCGGCGACATGATCGGCGGCTTTCTGAAGCGCTGA
- a CDS encoding entericidin A/B family lipoprotein produces MRKIITLSIVAAALAVSACNTIAGAGRDVSAAGSAVTQGANDAKH; encoded by the coding sequence ATGCGCAAGATCATCACCCTGTCCATCGTCGCCGCCGCCCTGGCCGTCTCGGCCTGCAACACCATCGCCGGCGCCGGTCGCGACGTCTCGGCCGCCGGTTCGGCCGTGACCCAAGGCGCCAATGACGCCAAACACTAA
- the trmD gene encoding tRNA (guanosine(37)-N1)-methyltransferase TrmD — protein MPFTATVLTMFPEAFPGPLGVSLIGTAWREKGLWNLETVDIRAFSTDTRGFLDDTPAGGGPGAVLKADVVARAVDSLPGPRRPLLYMSARGRPLTQARVKEWAKADGIVVLCGRFEGVDQRVLDARGFEEVSVGDAVLAGGEAAAMVAIEACVRLIPGVLGSGDSLSSESFEDGLLEHPQYTRPRTFEGLEIPEVLLSGDHKKIALWREAQRETTTRERRPDLWQAHLAHHRKA, from the coding sequence ATGCCCTTCACCGCAACCGTCCTGACCATGTTTCCCGAAGCCTTTCCGGGTCCGCTGGGGGTGTCGCTGATCGGCACGGCCTGGCGCGAGAAGGGGCTGTGGAACCTGGAAACGGTTGACATTCGCGCCTTTTCCACAGATACGCGCGGCTTCCTGGACGACACCCCTGCGGGTGGCGGGCCGGGGGCTGTGCTTAAGGCGGACGTGGTGGCTCGGGCGGTCGATAGCCTGCCGGGACCAAGGCGGCCGCTTTTGTACATGAGCGCCAGGGGCAGGCCCCTGACCCAGGCGCGCGTCAAGGAATGGGCGAAGGCCGACGGGATCGTCGTGCTGTGCGGCCGTTTCGAAGGGGTGGACCAGCGGGTGCTCGACGCACGCGGGTTCGAGGAGGTCTCGGTCGGAGACGCGGTTCTCGCAGGCGGCGAGGCGGCGGCGATGGTCGCGATCGAGGCGTGCGTAAGACTGATCCCCGGCGTGCTCGGCTCAGGCGACAGCCTGTCGTCCGAAAGCTTCGAGGATGGGCTTCTGGAACACCCGCAGTACACGCGACCGCGGACGTTCGAGGGGCTGGAGATACCCGAGGTGCTGCTGTCGGGCGATCACAAGAAGATCGCCTTATGGCGCGAGGCGCAGCGGGAGACGACGACGCGGGAGCGGCGGCCGGACCTCTGGCAGGCGCATCTCGCTCACCACCGCAAGGCTTAA
- the rplS gene encoding 50S ribosomal protein L19, with amino-acid sequence MNIVQQLDAEEKARVLGERKIPEFQPGDTLRVNVKIKEGERERVQAFEGVCIARDGGGISETFTVRKISFGEGVERRFPILSPNIESIEVKRRGVVRRAKLYYLRDRRGKSARIAERQTVRPAKGAVVPETGSADKAGEEA; translated from the coding sequence ATGAACATCGTTCAACAGCTGGACGCCGAAGAAAAAGCCCGCGTTCTGGGCGAGCGCAAGATTCCGGAATTCCAGCCGGGCGACACCCTGCGCGTCAACGTGAAGATCAAGGAAGGCGAGCGCGAGCGCGTTCAGGCCTTCGAAGGCGTCTGCATCGCCCGTGACGGCGGCGGCATCAGCGAGACCTTCACCGTCCGCAAGATCTCGTTCGGCGAAGGCGTCGAGCGTCGCTTCCCCATCCTGTCGCCGAACATCGAGTCGATCGAAGTGAAGCGCCGCGGCGTCGTGCGTCGCGCCAAGCTCTATTATCTGCGCGATCGTCGCGGCAAGTCGGCGCGTATCGCCGAGCGCCAGACGGTCCGCCCGGCCAAGGGCGCCGTGGTCCCGGAAACGGGTTCGGCCGACAAGGCTGGCGAAGAAGCCTAA
- a CDS encoding PA2169 family four-helix-bundle protein: MTNPNAHDIKVLNGLIETTLDSADGYREAADQTHDPHYRTLFERRAGERQQVVEDLSAAVRGLGGDPEPHGSILAKAHRAFLDVKHALLRNDDSVVGSINSGEGFVAGKYEKALEDTGISATTRETVRRAYAAVKVEHDQMEALKHSLEGQRDADNPLFPQ; encoded by the coding sequence ATGACCAACCCCAATGCTCACGACATAAAGGTCCTGAACGGCCTGATCGAAACGACGCTGGATAGCGCCGACGGCTATCGCGAGGCCGCCGACCAGACCCATGACCCCCATTACCGCACCCTCTTCGAACGCCGGGCCGGCGAACGCCAGCAGGTGGTCGAAGACCTGTCCGCCGCCGTGCGCGGCCTTGGCGGCGATCCCGAACCGCACGGCTCCATCCTGGCCAAGGCGCATCGCGCGTTTCTGGACGTGAAACACGCCCTGCTTCGCAATGACGATTCCGTCGTCGGCTCTATCAACTCAGGCGAAGGTTTCGTCGCCGGCAAATATGAAAAGGCGCTGGAGGATACGGGCATCTCCGCCACCACGCGCGAGACGGTTCGGCGCGCCTATGCCGCCGTCAAGGTCGAGCACGACCAGATGGAGGCGTTGAAACACAGTCTGGAAGGACAGCGGGACGCCGACAATCCCCTGTTCCCGCAATAG
- a CDS encoding tryptophan 2,3-dioxygenase, with translation MTQSSDITYAGYLALDDLLSAQHPLSDQHDEMLFVIIHQTKELWLKQILHEVALAQSMVRAGDLVPAYKSLARVSRIQAVMTQSWDILSTMTPTDYLRFRGSLGSSSGFQSDQFRRLEAMLGLKDASFLKFHTDRPQALAALEAAISAPSLYDDALAQMAKAGLAVPAEVLDRDVTQPYEPSEAVEAAWLEVYRDTETYWALYQLAEKLVDLDDALLTWRHKHVVTVERIIGRRRGTGGTEGAAYLASTLTKRCFPELWSLRTKL, from the coding sequence ATGACCCAATCCAGCGACATCACCTACGCCGGTTATCTGGCGTTGGACGACCTGCTTTCGGCGCAGCATCCGCTGTCGGATCAGCACGACGAGATGCTGTTCGTCATCATCCACCAGACCAAGGAACTGTGGCTCAAACAGATCCTGCACGAGGTGGCCCTGGCCCAGTCGATGGTGCGGGCCGGTGATCTGGTGCCCGCTTACAAAAGCCTGGCGCGGGTGTCGCGTATCCAGGCGGTGATGACCCAGAGCTGGGACATACTGTCGACCATGACGCCCACTGACTATCTGCGGTTTCGCGGGTCGCTCGGTTCGTCCTCGGGCTTTCAGAGCGACCAATTCCGCCGGCTGGAGGCCATGCTGGGGCTGAAGGACGCCAGTTTCCTGAAGTTCCACACCGACCGGCCACAGGCCCTGGCCGCGCTGGAGGCGGCCATCTCGGCGCCCAGCCTCTATGACGACGCCTTGGCGCAGATGGCCAAGGCGGGCCTTGCCGTGCCCGCCGAGGTGCTGGATCGCGACGTGACCCAGCCCTATGAGCCGTCCGAGGCGGTCGAGGCGGCCTGGCTTGAGGTTTACCGCGACACCGAAACCTACTGGGCGCTGTATCAGCTGGCCGAGAAGCTGGTCGATCTGGACGACGCCCTGCTGACCTGGCGGCATAAACATGTGGTGACGGTGGAACGGATCATTGGCCGGCGTCGCGGCACCGGCGGCACCGAGGGCGCCGCCTATCTGGCCTCGACCCTGACAAAGCGCTGTTTCCCCGAGCTATGGTCGCTTCGCACCAAACTTTGA
- a CDS encoding CHAP domain-containing protein — MTKRLKAAAVAATLGFFALGAAPSTAKADEPYWQCVTFARMFSGINIFGDAWTWWRQATANFRTGKAPETGSVLVFRPEGRMSRGHVAVVSDILTDRVVRVTHANWGGSRGKVEENVTVVDVSPANDWSQVKVWYNPINDLGTTVYPTYGFIYKGARDAFDAGRQMAANVSAQGQH, encoded by the coding sequence ATGACGAAACGGCTCAAAGCCGCCGCGGTTGCGGCGACCCTCGGTTTTTTCGCCCTGGGCGCCGCCCCATCCACCGCTAAAGCCGATGAGCCGTATTGGCAGTGCGTGACCTTCGCGCGCATGTTCTCGGGTATCAATATCTTCGGCGACGCCTGGACCTGGTGGCGTCAGGCCACCGCCAACTTCCGCACCGGCAAGGCCCCCGAGACCGGATCGGTTCTGGTCTTCCGCCCCGAGGGCCGCATGAGCCGGGGCCACGTCGCGGTCGTCTCCGACATCCTGACCGATCGCGTGGTCCGCGTGACCCACGCCAACTGGGGCGGCAGCCGCGGCAAGGTCGAGGAGAACGTCACCGTCGTCGACGTCTCGCCGGCCAACGACTGGTCTCAGGTCAAGGTCTGGTACAATCCGATCAACGATCTGGGCACCACGGTCTATCCGACCTACGGCTTCATCTACAAAGGCGCCCGCGACGCCTTCGACGCCGGTCGTCAGATGGCCGCCAACGTTTCGGCCCAGGGCCAACACTAA
- a CDS encoding acyltransferase, producing the protein MTPVQTPADLRPITALRFGAAIWVAIYTFWENLAGAGASDLVAKGYLGVELFFVLSGFILSHVYLQAAGEKRFSYRGFLWARVARVYPLHLFTLIGVGLLATVAMAAGMSVDPNVRNWSALPANLLMVHAWGLAPVAGWNHPSWSISAEWFAYLCFPLFAFVFWRMRSRPVAAALGAAAFMVILYFGFEQIAGFSLTEATIQWGALRIVPCFALGCALYLVYRRAPLKAPWLCSAVSFGLMVLSAALGLWDGVTVLLSGALILSLASLPNARAGWLASKPAVYLGEISYSVYMVCVPWKLLSVGLASKLFDAPDKQFQIFVWLGIVALLPVVAAASYHLVERPARKALRGLAENKAHSAIHSRSHGDMPKQLATGRDPVA; encoded by the coding sequence ATGACCCCCGTCCAGACGCCCGCCGATCTTCGACCGATCACCGCCCTGCGGTTCGGCGCCGCCATATGGGTGGCCATCTACACCTTCTGGGAAAATCTGGCGGGCGCGGGCGCGTCCGACCTGGTGGCCAAGGGCTATCTGGGGGTGGAGCTGTTCTTCGTCCTGTCCGGCTTCATCCTCAGCCATGTCTATTTGCAGGCGGCGGGCGAGAAGCGGTTCTCCTATCGCGGCTTCCTGTGGGCGCGGGTGGCGCGGGTCTATCCGCTGCATCTGTTCACCCTGATCGGGGTCGGACTGCTGGCGACCGTGGCCATGGCCGCAGGGATGAGCGTTGATCCGAATGTGCGGAACTGGTCAGCCCTGCCCGCCAATCTGCTGATGGTCCACGCCTGGGGTCTGGCGCCCGTGGCGGGCTGGAACCATCCGTCCTGGTCGATTTCGGCGGAATGGTTCGCCTATCTGTGCTTCCCGCTGTTCGCCTTCGTCTTCTGGCGGATGCGGTCGCGGCCGGTCGCGGCCGCCCTGGGCGCCGCCGCCTTCATGGTCATTCTCTATTTCGGGTTCGAGCAGATCGCGGGCTTCTCGCTGACCGAGGCGACCATCCAATGGGGCGCGTTGCGGATCGTGCCGTGCTTCGCCCTGGGGTGCGCCCTCTATCTGGTCTATCGCCGCGCGCCGCTGAAGGCGCCGTGGCTGTGTTCGGCCGTGTCCTTCGGCCTGATGGTGCTCAGCGCCGCGCTCGGCTTGTGGGACGGGGTGACGGTGCTGCTGTCCGGCGCCTTGATCCTGTCGCTGGCGTCCTTGCCGAACGCGCGCGCCGGATGGCTGGCGTCCAAGCCCGCCGTCTATCTGGGTGAGATCAGCTATTCGGTCTATATGGTCTGCGTGCCGTGGAAGCTGTTGTCCGTAGGACTGGCGTCCAAGCTGTTCGATGCGCCCGACAAGCAGTTTCAAATTTTCGTGTGGTTGGGGATTGTCGCCTTGTTGCCGGTCGTGGCGGCGGCGTCCTATCATCTGGTCGAACGCCCGGCGCGAAAGGCTTTGCGCGGATTGGCCGAAAACAAAGCCCACAGCGCAATCCACAGTCGATCGCACGGCGATATGCCGAAACAACTTGCTACCGGGCGTGATCCCGTGGCCTAA
- a CDS encoding carotenoid oxygenase family protein, with protein MTTRRSHAFAFGVHQVVEEAVFVPKPGASVERDAWLVGPSVNLREGRTELHVFDVARIEDGPVATWRADAVLPAGFHGVWAG; from the coding sequence ATGACGACGCGGCGTTCTCACGCCTTCGCGTTCGGCGTCCACCAGGTCGTTGAGGAGGCGGTGTTCGTGCCCAAGCCGGGCGCCAGCGTCGAGCGAGACGCCTGGCTGGTGGGGCCGTCGGTCAATCTTCGCGAAGGCCGGACCGAACTGCACGTGTTCGACGTGGCGCGCATCGAGGACGGGCCCGTGGCGACATGGCGGGCGGACGCGGTCTTGCCGGCCGGATTCCACGGCGTGTGGGCGGGATGA